Part of the Oscillatoria sp. FACHB-1407 genome, GCTGAATCGCGATCGCCAGGGGGAGTTACGCGCCTTTGTTAATCGTTGTTCTCATCGAGGGGCGATCGTGCGACGAGAAGCCTGTGGAAACGCTAAAGAGCATCGCTGTATCTACCATCAATGGTGTTTTAATCTCAAAGGAGAATTGACTGGCGTTCCCTATCAGAATGGGATGCAGGGGAAGGGTGGTTATCCAGACGATTTTGATAAGTCTCAGCATGGGCTAACCCCCATTCGGGTAGAGAGTTACAAGGGTATTGTTTTTGGTAGTTTTGATTGGGATATCGAACCGCTCGACAGCTATTTAGACACCCATCTGCGCTATCACTTTGACAAAGTGTTTCACAAGCCTGTCAAGGTATTGGGCTATATGCGTCAACTCATTCCTGGCAATTGGAAACTGTATTTTGAAAATGTCAAAGATCCCTACCATGCAGGACTATTACATCTGTTTCACGCCACATTTGGATTGTATCGCTCAACTCAAAAGGGTGGGGTAGTACTCGACAAACATCAGGGACACAGCATCATCTACAACATCGGCGGCAACTACGACAAAAAGGAAGCTGAAGTCCAATACAAAGATCAGCAAAAGTATGAGCAGAGTTACAAACTGGTCGATCCTTCTATTTTGAAGCAACGTCCCGACTTTGATGATGGTGTGGCAAATCGCATCATGTCTGTCTTTCCCAGTGTGGTGGTGCAACAGATTCTCAACACGCTGGCAACCCGCCATATTCGTCCCAAAGGACCAGACGAATTTGAATTGTATTGGACGTACTTTGGTTATGCCGATGATGACGAGGAGTTAACTCAGATTCGACTGAAACAGGCTAATTTTGTCGGTCCATCTGGCTTCATCTCAATGGAAGACGGAGAAGCAGTGCGTCTAGTGCAGGAAGGCATTCGACGTGAACAAGACCAATATTCGGTGATTGAGATGGATGGAAGAGGCGAAATCCGAGATATTGATCATCTCGTTTCAGAAGTGCCGATGCGCGGATTCTGGAAACGCTATGCAGAGTTGATGAACTATGACGTAGAGGTTGCACAATGACGATTACCCCCATGATTGTTTCCACGGATACGCCAACGTACAAGCT contains:
- a CDS encoding aromatic ring-hydroxylating dioxygenase subunit alpha, which produces MFKFIQTWFWVSLGWNISAVVLIHEVVMVASTASSVVFPTADFTRVPYSVFVDQEVYEREQQRLFRGSTWCYLGLEAEIPNPGDFKTTVMGDTPVVLNRDRQGELRAFVNRCSHRGAIVRREACGNAKEHRCIYHQWCFNLKGELTGVPYQNGMQGKGGYPDDFDKSQHGLTPIRVESYKGIVFGSFDWDIEPLDSYLDTHLRYHFDKVFHKPVKVLGYMRQLIPGNWKLYFENVKDPYHAGLLHLFHATFGLYRSTQKGGVVLDKHQGHSIIYNIGGNYDKKEAEVQYKDQQKYEQSYKLVDPSILKQRPDFDDGVANRIMSVFPSVVVQQILNTLATRHIRPKGPDEFELYWTYFGYADDDEELTQIRLKQANFVGPSGFISMEDGEAVRLVQEGIRREQDQYSVIEMDGRGEIRDIDHLVSEVPMRGFWKRYAELMNYDVEVAQ